The following coding sequences lie in one Bacillota bacterium genomic window:
- a CDS encoding chemotaxis protein CheA, with translation MAQSLDITPEDLKVFLEEAEEQLQLLEGDIVKLEKSEDAELLQEIFRAAHTLKGSSATLGHQPMAQLTHAMENVLDKLRKKKLAASMDVVNLLFECLDLLRAMKDDIADGRETVIDLGPVLTKLASDFGVPAAQTAGGGASGAPPEIAPGNPTEPAPAGRDAIEVAREFASGLNDTERAQLVSGMAQGVQAVHCRVAFIPDCLMTSVRAYQVLLALGEMGEVIKSFPSPEDIEAERVGHEIAALLLTLEEKAHVEGTLKAIGDVESAVVSVAQAAPGDVQPTREPTPAPESGRESQASKKGATTVRVDVNLLDNLMNLVGELVIDRTHLAQIMGRTEQGRGLAEASDDLVRTSAHIGRVTTQLQEEIMKARMLPIENLFKKFPRMVRDLALKARKEIDFVIEGQETELDRSVIEEIGDPLMHLLRNSVDHGLESPEERLAAGKPRTGTVRLAAEHSESHIIITVSDDGRGIDLDKVKASAVRKGLISEAAAKRLSDKEALDLIFVSGLSTAQAVTEVSGRGVGMDVVRKNIERLNGSIEVVTNLGLGTETRIKLPLTLAIVRALLVSLGSSVFAIPLTSVSETIRLTAQAIKTIRRKEAIVVRDSVLPLVRLAKVFGMPEAADRSSQYVVVVSSNGQRLGLVVDGLVGEQEVVIKSLGGFIGNITGLSGATILGEGDVALIIDVGSLVKSETNLRMGLVS, from the coding sequence ATGGCCCAGAGCCTCGACATCACCCCGGAAGATCTGAAGGTCTTCCTCGAAGAAGCCGAAGAGCAGCTCCAGCTGCTCGAAGGGGACATCGTCAAGCTCGAGAAGAGCGAGGACGCTGAGCTACTGCAGGAGATCTTCCGGGCGGCGCACACCCTCAAGGGATCCTCGGCGACGCTGGGCCATCAACCGATGGCCCAGCTGACCCACGCCATGGAGAACGTCCTTGACAAGCTGCGCAAGAAGAAGCTCGCCGCCAGCATGGACGTCGTCAACCTGCTCTTTGAGTGCCTCGACCTGCTCCGGGCGATGAAGGACGACATCGCCGACGGCCGCGAGACCGTCATCGACCTCGGCCCTGTCTTGACCAAGCTGGCCTCGGACTTCGGGGTGCCGGCCGCCCAGACCGCGGGCGGGGGAGCGTCCGGGGCGCCTCCGGAGATCGCCCCCGGCAATCCCACCGAGCCGGCCCCGGCCGGTCGGGACGCGATTGAAGTGGCCCGGGAGTTCGCCTCCGGGCTCAACGATACTGAACGGGCCCAGCTGGTCTCGGGCATGGCCCAGGGGGTCCAGGCCGTCCATTGCCGGGTGGCCTTCATCCCCGACTGCCTGATGACCTCCGTCCGCGCCTACCAGGTCCTCCTAGCCCTGGGGGAGATGGGCGAGGTGATCAAGAGCTTCCCCAGTCCCGAAGACATCGAGGCCGAGCGGGTCGGCCACGAGATCGCCGCCCTCCTCCTGACCCTGGAAGAGAAGGCGCACGTCGAGGGGACCCTGAAGGCCATCGGCGACGTCGAGTCGGCGGTCGTCTCGGTCGCCCAGGCCGCCCCCGGCGACGTCCAGCCGACCCGAGAGCCGACCCCCGCGCCGGAATCCGGCCGCGAGTCTCAGGCCTCCAAGAAGGGGGCGACCACCGTCCGGGTGGACGTCAACCTCCTGGACAACCTGATGAACCTGGTCGGCGAACTGGTCATCGACCGGACTCATCTGGCTCAGATCATGGGCCGCACCGAGCAGGGACGAGGCCTGGCGGAGGCGTCCGACGATCTGGTCCGGACCTCGGCCCACATCGGCCGGGTCACCACCCAGCTCCAGGAAGAGATCATGAAAGCCCGGATGCTGCCCATCGAGAACCTTTTTAAGAAATTCCCGAGGATGGTTCGGGACCTGGCCCTGAAAGCCAGGAAGGAGATCGATTTCGTCATCGAGGGCCAGGAGACCGAGCTCGACCGGTCGGTCATCGAGGAGATCGGCGACCCGCTGATGCACCTCCTCCGGAACTCCGTCGACCACGGGCTGGAGAGCCCCGAGGAGCGGCTGGCGGCCGGCAAGCCGCGGACCGGCACGGTCCGGCTGGCGGCCGAGCATTCCGAGAGCCACATCATCATCACTGTCAGCGACGACGGCCGGGGGATCGACCTGGACAAGGTCAAGGCCTCGGCCGTCCGCAAGGGCCTGATCAGCGAAGCCGCGGCCAAGCGGCTCAGCGACAAGGAGGCCCTGGACCTCATCTTCGTCTCCGGTCTGTCGACGGCCCAGGCCGTGACGGAAGTCTCCGGCCGGGGCGTCGGCATGGACGTCGTCCGCAAGAACATCGAACGGCTGAACGGGTCGATCGAAGTGGTGACGAACCTGGGCCTTGGGACCGAGACCAGGATCAAGCTCCCCTTGACCCTGGCCATCGTCCGGGCACTCCTGGTCTCCCTGGGTTCCAGCGTCTTCGCCATTCCGTTGACCTCGGTCTCGGAGACCATCCGGTTGACGGCCCAGGCGATCAAGACGATCAGACGCAAGGAGGCCATCGTCGTTCGGGATTCGGTCCTGCCCCTGGTCCGCCTGGCCAAGGTCTTCGGCATGCCTGAGGCCGCTGACCGGTCGAGCCAGTACGTGGTCGTCGTCAGCAGCAACGGGCAGCGGCTCGGGCTGGTCGTCGACGGCCTCGTCGGGGAGCAGGAAGTCGTCATCAAGAGTCTGGGCGGCTTCATCGGCAACATCACCGGGCTGTCCGGGGCGACCATCCTCGGCGAGGGCGACGTCGCGCTGATCATCGACGTCGGCAGCCTGGTCAAGTCGGAGACCAACCTGCGGATGGGTCTGGTCAGCTGA
- a CDS encoding chemotaxis protein CheC has translation MQKLTEMSREKYRKARQVVADGIRRAGRALSDLVGKEITTGSPAIKLVPLRDVPGLAGGPEAVVAAAYLAVSGDITAHIVLCFDLPSAHKLAGLLLDSEAGDLASTEFSKMARSALGETGNVTCSSLLNALSDHTGLTIRPSIPVLVVDMAGAILSAILAELGPAGDEAMLIETVFGQAEDSVNGYLFLLPNPESLKTIIRHLGAVPSCPSAS, from the coding sequence ATGCAGAAGCTGACCGAAATGTCCCGGGAGAAATACCGGAAAGCCAGACAGGTGGTGGCCGACGGCATCCGGCGGGCCGGCCGGGCCCTGTCCGACCTGGTCGGGAAGGAGATCACGACCGGGTCGCCGGCGATCAAGCTGGTGCCCTTGCGAGACGTGCCCGGGCTGGCCGGGGGTCCGGAGGCCGTGGTGGCCGCGGCCTACCTGGCAGTCTCCGGCGACATCACCGCCCATATCGTCCTCTGCTTCGACCTGCCGAGCGCCCACAAGCTGGCCGGCCTGCTGCTCGACAGCGAGGCCGGCGACCTGGCGTCGACCGAGTTCTCGAAGATGGCCCGGTCGGCCCTCGGGGAGACCGGCAACGTCACCTGCTCATCCCTGCTGAACGCCTTGTCGGACCACACCGGCCTGACCATCCGACCCTCGATCCCGGTTCTCGTCGTCGACATGGCGGGGGCCATCCTCAGCGCCATCCTGGCCGAACTCGGCCCGGCGGGCGACGAAGCAATGCTCATTGAAACCGTCTTCGGCCAGGCGGAGGATTCCGTCAACGGATACCTCTTCCTCCTGCCCAACCCGGAGAGTCTCAAAACTATCATCCGACACCTGGGAGCCGTGCCCTCATGCCCGAGCGCATCGTAG
- a CDS encoding chemotaxis protein CheW, with protein sequence MQAEQQQVATEDKYVVFQLGGEAYGVDINKVQDINPMTKITQVPRAPEFVEGIINLRGRVIPVIDLRKRFGLPPQDHTRSTVIVVVEVEGNTIGVIVDAVSEVLPIPRGVVEPPSPFIAGVDSDYLRGVAKLEDRLIILLDLEKALNRQEKNDLKDKRFFQPAAVEKVV encoded by the coding sequence ATGCAGGCTGAACAGCAGCAGGTGGCCACGGAAGACAAATACGTCGTCTTCCAACTGGGTGGCGAGGCCTACGGGGTCGACATCAACAAGGTCCAGGACATCAACCCCATGACCAAGATCACCCAGGTACCAAGGGCTCCCGAGTTCGTTGAGGGGATCATCAACCTACGTGGGCGGGTCATCCCCGTGATCGACCTGCGCAAGCGCTTCGGGCTTCCCCCCCAGGACCACACCAGGTCGACCGTGATCGTCGTCGTCGAGGTCGAGGGGAACACCATCGGGGTCATCGTCGATGCGGTCTCCGAGGTCCTTCCGATCCCGCGGGGCGTGGTCGAACCCCCGTCGCCCTTCATCGCCGGCGTCGACTCCGACTACCTGCGCGGGGTGGCCAAGCTGGAGGATCGGCTGATCATCCTGCTCGACCTGGAGAAGGCCCTGAACAGGCAAGAGAAAAACGACCTCAAGGACAAGCGCTTCTTCCAGCCGGCCGCCGTCGAGAAGGTCGTCTGA
- a CDS encoding diguanylate cyclase translates to MTRERFLRVYIGTVVACGAAALGYTAAVVPIKDVAGVIFFFIAAGATALMPVALAKNSTINVGFALTFAAILLFGVPGGTWIAMAGALAGSLYPKVFKLDKLLFNVGSVALSGFLAGLVNELALDYLAGAPFYVVRYVAVPLVYFLSNSAFASFVISLVRNEAALRIWFDKYRWLAPNYLLLAPFGAAFAQVYLGTGLLGVTVFLPPLLMARYSFQLYTEKTKEVEQSLQKVKEHAAVIESKNVELNRRIGELSALHKSATAIGSTLNLHELLDLIIDLSAKTIGFSIGFLMLIQGDTNRVSFEIVRGFDEGDDAGYLDREACLEAALHTARTQQLYTLSPIDKVISIRHYRENRTPEDTLVFVPLVVNGSTLGVMGLTCSQESLKQQEDVLSIFASQAAAAIANAKLYESTEQAVVTDGITGLYNHRHFQELLDTELERARTQNYPVSLLLVDTDYFKVINDSYGHPVGDELLREMAGAIRSCLRTTDLTCRYGGDEFAVILSGADVHTAGEIADKIRRTIANRHFIVADGIPVSTTVSIGVSTFPKNATEKKALIDLAGRAAYHAKEHGRNLVSAIEAVQNQNEVPAGLSVTRALDPESYLGMMNTAYIDTIRALSYLVNAKDPYTYGHSCRVESYVVKISRALGLPEEDTRNIQRAALLHDIGKVGIDEGILRKEGPLTRLEYEVMKQHPQIGAQILERVDFLKELAPLVYHHQEMYDGGGYPSGLKGTDIPLGARIIAVADAYEAMTNNRPYRQRRTPAQALEELRKCSGKQFDPEIVEAFVKIVAPELVEVEGVEVATG, encoded by the coding sequence ATGACTAGAGAGCGGTTTCTACGCGTCTACATTGGCACCGTGGTCGCCTGCGGGGCCGCCGCCCTTGGATACACCGCGGCGGTCGTTCCCATCAAGGATGTTGCCGGAGTGATCTTCTTCTTCATCGCCGCCGGCGCCACCGCCCTGATGCCGGTCGCCCTGGCCAAGAACAGCACGATCAACGTTGGGTTCGCCCTGACCTTCGCGGCCATCCTGCTCTTCGGGGTGCCGGGGGGGACGTGGATCGCCATGGCCGGCGCCCTGGCCGGGTCCCTCTATCCGAAGGTCTTCAAGCTGGACAAGCTCCTTTTCAACGTCGGGTCGGTGGCCCTCTCGGGCTTCCTGGCCGGCCTCGTCAACGAGCTCGCCCTCGACTACCTGGCCGGCGCCCCGTTCTACGTCGTCAGGTACGTCGCCGTCCCGCTGGTTTACTTTCTGAGCAACAGCGCCTTCGCGTCCTTCGTCATCAGCCTGGTGAGAAACGAAGCGGCCCTCCGGATCTGGTTTGACAAGTACCGTTGGCTGGCTCCGAACTACCTGCTCCTGGCCCCGTTCGGAGCGGCCTTCGCCCAGGTCTACCTAGGCACCGGGCTCCTCGGGGTGACCGTCTTCCTCCCGCCCCTGCTGATGGCGAGGTACTCCTTCCAGCTATATACGGAAAAGACGAAAGAGGTGGAGCAGAGCCTTCAGAAGGTCAAGGAGCATGCGGCGGTCATCGAGAGCAAGAACGTCGAGCTGAACCGCCGGATCGGCGAGCTCTCGGCCCTCCACAAGTCGGCCACGGCCATCGGGTCGACCCTTAACCTGCACGAGCTGCTCGACCTGATCATCGACCTGAGCGCCAAGACCATCGGCTTCTCCATCGGGTTCCTGATGCTGATTCAGGGTGACACCAACCGGGTCAGCTTCGAGATCGTCCGTGGCTTCGACGAAGGCGATGACGCCGGCTACCTGGACCGCGAGGCCTGCCTGGAGGCGGCCCTCCACACCGCCCGGACGCAGCAACTCTACACCCTCTCGCCGATCGACAAGGTGATCAGCATCAGACACTACCGGGAGAACCGCACGCCCGAAGACACCCTGGTTTTCGTGCCGCTGGTGGTCAACGGCTCGACCCTCGGGGTGATGGGCCTGACCTGCTCGCAGGAGTCCCTCAAGCAGCAGGAAGACGTCCTCTCGATCTTCGCCTCGCAGGCCGCGGCGGCCATCGCCAACGCCAAGCTGTATGAGTCGACCGAGCAGGCGGTGGTCACCGACGGGATCACCGGTTTATACAACCATCGGCATTTCCAGGAACTCCTCGACACCGAATTGGAGCGGGCCCGAACCCAGAACTACCCGGTCTCCTTGCTGCTGGTCGACACCGACTACTTTAAGGTCATCAACGACAGCTACGGGCACCCAGTCGGGGACGAGTTGCTCCGGGAGATGGCCGGGGCGATCCGGTCCTGCCTGCGGACGACCGACCTGACCTGCCGCTACGGCGGAGACGAGTTTGCGGTGATCCTCTCCGGGGCCGACGTCCATACGGCCGGGGAGATCGCCGACAAGATTCGCCGGACCATCGCCAATCGGCACTTCATCGTGGCCGATGGGATTCCGGTGAGCACCACGGTGAGCATCGGGGTATCGACCTTCCCGAAGAACGCGACCGAGAAGAAGGCCCTCATCGACCTCGCCGGTCGGGCCGCTTACCACGCCAAGGAACACGGGCGCAACCTGGTCTCGGCGATCGAGGCGGTCCAGAACCAGAACGAAGTCCCGGCCGGATTGAGCGTCACCAGGGCCCTCGACCCCGAGTCCTACCTCGGGATGATGAACACCGCCTACATCGACACCATCAGGGCCCTGTCCTACCTGGTCAACGCCAAGGACCCGTACACCTACGGCCATTCCTGCCGGGTGGAGAGTTACGTCGTCAAGATCTCGCGGGCCCTCGGGCTGCCCGAGGAGGACACCCGGAACATCCAGCGGGCCGCGCTGCTTCACGATATCGGCAAGGTCGGGATCGACGAGGGCATCCTCCGCAAGGAAGGGCCCCTGACCCGGCTCGAGTACGAGGTGATGAAGCAACACCCGCAGATCGGGGCCCAGATCCTCGAACGAGTCGACTTCCTCAAGGAGTTGGCGCCCCTCGTCTACCATCACCAAGAGATGTACGACGGGGGTGGTTACCCAAGCGGTCTGAAGGGCACCGACATCCCCCTCGGGGCGAGGATCATCGCCGTGGCCGACGCCTACGAGGCGATGACCAACAACCGTCCCTACCGCCAGCGGAGAACGCCCGCGCAGGCCCTGGAAGAGCTGAGGAAATGCTCGGGCAAGCAGTTTGACCCGGAGATCGTCGAGGCCTTCGTCAAGATCGTCGCCCCTGAATTGGTCGAAGTCGAGGGCGTGGAGGTGGCCACCGGGTGA